In Acidobacteriota bacterium, the following are encoded in one genomic region:
- a CDS encoding MBL fold metallo-hydrolase, with translation MRRPRLVAAVAVGGLAVLAVVAAERPAAQQEITPERLAELTAIRPVPGKNGLYVIPGLDGGVTGGNVAVRVTNDGVVLVDNKFPYSYEMITTEVRKMTSLPIRYVLDTHHHGDHSGSNADFMAVSEVISHKNARGNMIRNNQPGAPRVVFSDETSIFIGGVEVQAHHFGRGHTDGDAVIYFPDLRTIHTGDLFIWGQRSDGSTLSPFMDFGNGGSGLAWTGTLDGVLELDFDTVIPGHGPILGKDEVRIFRDRMQTLQDRMREAVEAGVSRDDVPGRIQTDDLDWPLSDVALQRFYDEVSESQ, from the coding sequence ATGCGCAGACCGAGATTGGTGGCGGCAGTGGCCGTGGGAGGGTTGGCGGTCCTGGCGGTAGTGGCGGCGGAGCGTCCGGCCGCCCAGCAGGAGATCACGCCGGAGCGGCTCGCCGAGTTGACGGCCATTCGACCCGTTCCCGGTAAGAACGGCCTGTACGTCATCCCGGGTCTCGACGGCGGTGTCACGGGCGGCAACGTCGCGGTGCGGGTCACCAACGACGGCGTCGTCCTCGTCGACAACAAGTTCCCCTACAGCTACGAGATGATCACGACCGAAGTGCGGAAGATGACGTCCCTGCCGATCCGGTACGTGCTCGATACGCACCACCACGGCGACCATTCGGGAAGCAACGCCGACTTCATGGCGGTGAGCGAGGTGATCTCGCACAAGAACGCGCGCGGCAACATGATCCGGAACAACCAACCGGGCGCGCCGCGCGTCGTCTTCAGTGACGAGACCTCCATCTTCATCGGCGGCGTCGAAGTGCAGGCGCACCACTTCGGGCGCGGCCACACCGACGGCGACGCCGTCATTTATTTCCCGGACCTGCGCACGATCCACACCGGCGACCTGTTCATCTGGGGGCAGCGCTCCGACGGCAGCACGCTCTCGCCCTTCATGGACTTCGGTAACGGCGGCAGCGGGCTTGCGTGGACGGGAACTCTCGACGGCGTGCTGGAGCTCGATTTCGATACTGTCATCCCGGGCCACGGGCCGATCCTGGGCAAGGACGAGGTCCGCATCTTCCGCGACCGGATGCAGACCTTGCAGGACAGGATGCGAGAGGCGGTCGAGGCGGGTGTCAGTCGCGACGACGTGCCGGGCCGCATCCAGACCGACGACCTCGATTGGCCGCTGAGCGACGTGGCGCTTCAACGCTTCTACGACGAAGTGTCCGAGAGCCAGTAG
- a CDS encoding PQQ-binding-like beta-propeller repeat protein — protein sequence MISSNWAATRRLLVAMTAVAMVTGTSTAAGQQGRTTRQGAPPNITAGGQTNWTSHNLDLDNSRYSELDQINAGTAGRLSEQWSYEVAAGIDVAQVTPLVVDGLMYLHAGPRVIAINAVTGEEVWNLELNEARTNRVRGPTYAEGKIYSYNGPNLVAADAKTGELVESYGDGGVLPVVGLALQAKYPDVYPPTLDPHELGYRITAAPAYHDGTLYVGAALSEGHIPGGLVIATDAATGAIKWVFNTIPQRPQDDGWEIARDTWGDGQRAGGGVWTQPAIDLDLGLIYFNTGNPSPDYDGSARPGANLFTNATVALDLETGALRWYYQAIHHDLWDWDHVTGPVLFDVTRNGETIRGVGSAGKNCLLYLWHRETGEPINPMVETLVPTETNVPGEVVYPTQPIPHNARGVPMMPFCATYVHLDDPEMQSRSRQMYTPYSIEEHLIVAHGGSSFGSPAFSPRTGLLYVTGKNAAVSMIVRPVGDSLEPGPHGDGHSANFEEISRIPEFTPTTTLTAYEPASGEEVWQQVFPALTTIGASGNLATAGDLVFQGADDGAFYAFHAETGELLFEHRAPRPVRSSPMTYQVNGKQYVTVIATNTVLTFTLP from the coding sequence ATGATTTCATCCAACTGGGCGGCAACCCGACGACTCCTCGTAGCCATGACCGCGGTTGCCATGGTCACTGGCACATCGACGGCGGCTGGGCAGCAGGGACGGACCACCCGGCAGGGAGCGCCGCCGAACATCACGGCGGGCGGCCAGACCAACTGGACGAGCCACAACCTCGACCTCGACAACAGCCGCTACTCGGAACTCGACCAGATAAACGCGGGAACGGCTGGCCGATTGTCCGAGCAGTGGTCCTACGAGGTCGCGGCGGGGATCGATGTCGCCCAGGTGACGCCGCTCGTGGTCGACGGCCTCATGTACCTGCATGCGGGCCCCAGAGTGATTGCCATCAATGCCGTCACCGGGGAGGAGGTCTGGAACCTCGAGCTGAACGAGGCGCGGACCAACCGCGTGCGGGGGCCGACCTACGCGGAGGGGAAGATCTACTCCTACAACGGCCCCAACCTCGTCGCGGCCGACGCGAAGACCGGCGAACTCGTGGAATCGTACGGCGACGGCGGCGTTCTGCCGGTCGTCGGATTGGCGCTGCAGGCCAAGTATCCGGACGTTTATCCGCCGACCCTGGATCCGCACGAGCTGGGCTATCGGATCACGGCCGCGCCCGCGTACCACGACGGCACGCTTTACGTCGGCGCGGCGCTTTCGGAGGGGCACATCCCGGGTGGCCTGGTGATTGCCACCGATGCCGCCACCGGGGCCATCAAGTGGGTCTTCAACACGATCCCGCAGCGGCCGCAGGACGACGGGTGGGAGATCGCGCGCGACACGTGGGGCGACGGCCAGCGTGCCGGCGGCGGGGTCTGGACGCAGCCCGCCATCGACCTCGACTTGGGGCTCATCTACTTCAACACCGGCAACCCATCGCCCGACTACGACGGATCGGCGCGACCCGGCGCGAACCTGTTCACCAACGCCACCGTCGCTCTCGACCTGGAAACCGGCGCGCTCCGCTGGTACTACCAGGCCATCCATCACGACCTGTGGGACTGGGACCACGTCACCGGACCGGTGCTTTTCGATGTGACACGCAACGGCGAGACGATCCGGGGCGTCGGTTCGGCCGGCAAGAACTGCCTGCTCTACCTGTGGCACCGCGAGACCGGCGAGCCGATCAACCCGATGGTGGAGACGCTGGTGCCGACCGAGACGAACGTGCCCGGCGAAGTGGTCTATCCGACCCAGCCCATCCCGCATAACGCGCGCGGCGTGCCGATGATGCCGTTCTGCGCCACGTACGTGCACCTGGACGATCCGGAGATGCAGTCGAGGTCGCGACAGATGTACACGCCGTACTCCATCGAGGAGCACCTGATCGTCGCTCATGGCGGATCAAGCTTCGGCTCGCCCGCATTCAGCCCGCGCACGGGGCTGCTCTACGTCACCGGCAAGAACGCGGCGGTCTCGATGATCGTCCGGCCGGTCGGCGACAGCCTGGAGCCGGGGCCGCACGGCGACGGCCACAGCGCGAACTTCGAGGAGATCAGCCGCATTCCCGAATTCACGCCGACCACGACCCTTACTGCCTACGAGCCGGCAAGCGGGGAAGAGGTGTGGCAACAGGTGTTTCCGGCCCTCACCACCATCGGGGCGAGCGGCAACCTTGCTACGGCGGGCGATCTGGTTTTCCAGGGCGCGGACGACGGCGCCTTCTATGCGTTCCACGCGGAGACCGGCGAGTTGCTGTTCGAACACCGGGCGCCGCGTCCCGTTCGGTCGAGTCCGATGACCTACCAGGTCAACGGAAAGCAGTACGTCACGGTGATCGCGACCAACACCGTGTTGACGTTCACGCTCCCGTAA
- a CDS encoding HEPN domain-containing protein, whose product MRNRALATDYVRRAATRLRALDVLYESGSWADVVRESQEVVELALKGLLRAAGIDPPRVHDVADVLEAERSQLPAGLASEIDRLAAASRLLRRDRELAFYGAEDLTPSDFYRERDAEEARAAARLVVERVRPHVLTQDSD is encoded by the coding sequence ATGCGCAATCGCGCCCTCGCCACCGACTACGTCAGACGCGCCGCCACGCGCCTGCGGGCGCTAGACGTCCTGTACGAGTCGGGGAGCTGGGCCGATGTCGTTCGGGAATCGCAGGAGGTCGTCGAACTCGCCCTTAAGGGCCTGCTGCGCGCCGCCGGCATCGACCCGCCGCGCGTGCACGACGTCGCCGACGTTCTGGAGGCCGAGCGGAGCCAGTTGCCGGCAGGCCTGGCCAGCGAGATCGACCGGCTCGCCGCGGCCTCCCGCCTCCTGCGGCGTGACCGCGAGCTTGCTTTCTACGGCGCCGAAGACCTGACGCCGTCGGACTTCTACCGGGAACGCGACGCCGAGGAGGCGCGCGCGGCCGCCCGGCTCGTGGTTGAGCGCGTGCGGCCGCACGTCCTCACGCAGGATTCCGACTGA
- a CDS encoding toxin-antitoxin system HicB family antitoxin, which yields MTSTRAQPKSGRFVLRMPPALHTALDGAAQASGLSLNAYCVRHLAAAGLGAAGDEDAGALITRARAVAGDALSAVLLHGSWVRGEATPASDVDALIVVDSRLSLSRDLYRQWDAQPITWRGRRMDPHFVQPAAGEGQFSGLWAEVALDGIVLYERDWKVSAHLAKIRRAIAAGRLVRRVVHGQPYWTETS from the coding sequence ATGACATCTACTCGTGCTCAGCCGAAGTCCGGACGCTTTGTTCTCCGCATGCCACCGGCGCTGCACACGGCGCTCGACGGCGCGGCCCAGGCGAGCGGGCTGTCGCTCAACGCGTACTGCGTGCGGCACCTGGCGGCGGCCGGCCTCGGCGCGGCAGGTGACGAAGACGCGGGCGCGCTCATCACGCGCGCCCGCGCGGTAGCCGGTGACGCGCTGTCGGCGGTCTTGCTCCACGGCTCCTGGGTGCGCGGAGAGGCGACACCCGCCTCCGACGTCGACGCCCTGATCGTCGTCGATTCCCGCCTCTCGCTGAGCCGTGACCTGTATCGTCAGTGGGACGCCCAGCCGATCACCTGGCGGGGCCGCCGGATGGACCCTCACTTCGTGCAGCCGGCCGCCGGGGAAGGGCAGTTCAGCGGCCTGTGGGCCGAGGTGGCGCTGGACGGAATCGTCCTGTACGAGCGTGACTGGAAGGTGTCAGCGCACCTGGCGAAGATTCGTCGCGCGATCGCCGCGGGACGGCTCGTGAGGCGGGTCGTGCACGGACAGCCCTACTGGACGGAGACCTCCTGA
- a CDS encoding lipocalin-like domain-containing protein — MMRKTWMPCFVLFASVAVIAAFGCSGEAPPAEPEAEAAAPAETAIDTSANERFAGVWSLTRIERRDVNGELLGEPTTDRLGYLMYDASGHMGVTLMQPDRQPYAGDTPTADEALDRLGTYTSYFGPFTVNEADGYVTHHLLGSVNPSGAGSDYQRFFTFGDNTLTLQPPPNDRGEKSFITWTRLPDLPESELTDTHRRLVGVYSVESVERRTGDGEEVPANQYEVAYIMYAPSGHMSVHLMRPGRTPYAGDRPTPEEALMATDTYGSYFGPFSVNEEERYLVHHRIGSENPNADGSDAQRFYELTDTHLVLMPPPGTDDEGRPVQSRLTWRRISD; from the coding sequence ATGATGCGGAAGACGTGGATGCCATGTTTCGTTCTGTTCGCCTCGGTAGCCGTCATTGCCGCGTTCGGCTGCAGCGGCGAAGCCCCGCCGGCGGAACCGGAGGCCGAAGCCGCGGCTCCCGCGGAGACAGCCATTGATACGTCGGCGAACGAACGGTTCGCGGGGGTCTGGTCGTTAACCCGGATCGAGCGGCGGGACGTGAACGGCGAACTGTTGGGCGAGCCGACGACGGACCGGTTGGGCTACCTCATGTACGACGCGTCGGGTCACATGGGAGTCACGTTGATGCAGCCGGATCGGCAGCCGTACGCCGGGGACACTCCGACCGCGGACGAGGCGTTGGATCGCCTCGGCACGTACACGTCGTACTTCGGGCCGTTCACCGTCAATGAGGCGGATGGGTACGTCACCCATCACCTTCTGGGGAGCGTGAACCCGTCCGGAGCCGGATCCGACTATCAGCGTTTCTTCACGTTCGGCGACAACACGCTGACGCTGCAGCCGCCGCCGAACGACCGGGGCGAGAAATCGTTCATCACCTGGACGCGGCTGCCGGATCTACCCGAGTCCGAGTTGACCGACACGCACCGGCGCCTGGTCGGCGTCTACAGCGTCGAATCCGTGGAGCGCCGGACGGGGGACGGGGAGGAGGTGCCGGCGAATCAGTACGAAGTCGCGTACATCATGTACGCGCCGTCCGGCCACATGTCGGTCCACCTGATGCGGCCGGGCCGGACGCCATACGCTGGCGACCGGCCGACGCCGGAGGAGGCCTTGATGGCGACCGACACGTACGGCAGCTACTTCGGGCCCTTCTCGGTCAACGAGGAGGAGCGGTATCTGGTCCACCATCGGATTGGAAGCGAGAACCCCAACGCCGACGGAAGCGACGCGCAGCGGTTCTACGAGTTGACCGATACGCACCTCGTACTCATGCCGCCTCCGGGCACCGACGACGAGGGCCGGCCGGTGCAGAGCAGGCTTACGTGGAGGCGGATCAGCGACTAG
- a CDS encoding TonB-dependent receptor has protein sequence MTRTESIDMPGALRALTGILTVGLLAAALPVEMAVAQAAAAQNQQQDPDEEEQPTFTETVVVVGTRAEPRSVTESPVPVDAIPATELVSQGLVTLQDQLRTVVPSFNVNMQPISDASTVVRPAMLRNLAPDHTLVLVNGKRRHRSSIIDWHGGNGVAFGSQGPDLSAIPAIALRQVEVLRDGAAAQYGSDAIAGVMNFLLKDAREGGSVEFTTGIYGEQWDGQTATFAGNVGLPLGQTGFANLSLEYGGSGATDRSIRRNDVETLVGTGVFNDINEPAQIWGSPDIDNDLKAFGNFGHLFANGTQFYAHTNYASKRVVGGFFFRNPNTRGGVFSADGGETLLIGDALAARGMGSANCPAVAVTGNVPDPAALDAIRANDNCFSFQERFPGGFTPNFGGDARDMSVVGGIRGFGANGLTWDASASFGAHQADLFIRNTVNASLGPQTPTEFDLGSNRQQDLAFNFDVSYPVSDQVNFAFGAEWRDEQYRTSQGQPESWQVGPYAAQGFSAGSNGFSGYSPLAAGEWSRNNVAVYGDLEATGTDDRWTLGGALRLERFEDFGATANGKVSARVAMGDYASLRGSVSTGFRAPTPGQQNGFNVSTTFDPVLMDLTERGTVPSIHPVAALRGGAPLDPERSRNYTVGIVADNGPFTLTVDYFRIDLDDRLAVTRDFSLTADEIDGLLAAGVENARGLASFRFFTNEISTTTQGVDIVSTYMPPGLNGNTVFSAVFNHTNTEVTKFDDGLLNVSRRIRELQEALPKNRWNFAINHSAGRVNVLGRVNYYGAWFDWDSAQTLFSGKPVVDVEVSIPLAGGTALAIGSQNVFNTFPDESPNARSVGERYSEYTPWGFNGAYYYARIRHSWGG, from the coding sequence GTGACGAGAACTGAATCCATTGACATGCCGGGTGCCTTGCGCGCGCTGACAGGAATCCTGACGGTGGGCCTGCTGGCAGCGGCGCTACCGGTCGAGATGGCGGTGGCTCAGGCGGCGGCTGCCCAGAACCAGCAGCAGGATCCGGACGAAGAAGAGCAACCGACGTTCACCGAGACGGTTGTCGTCGTCGGCACTCGCGCGGAACCCCGATCCGTAACGGAATCACCGGTGCCCGTCGACGCCATTCCGGCTACCGAGCTGGTCAGCCAGGGGCTGGTGACGCTGCAGGATCAGTTGCGCACCGTCGTCCCGTCGTTCAACGTCAACATGCAGCCAATCAGCGACGCCTCGACCGTCGTCCGGCCGGCCATGCTGCGGAACCTGGCGCCGGATCACACGCTGGTGCTCGTGAACGGAAAGCGCCGGCACCGCTCGTCGATCATCGACTGGCACGGCGGCAATGGCGTCGCGTTCGGATCGCAGGGCCCGGATCTCTCCGCCATTCCGGCGATCGCCCTGCGGCAGGTGGAGGTGCTGCGCGACGGCGCGGCGGCCCAGTACGGATCCGACGCCATCGCCGGCGTCATGAACTTCCTCCTGAAGGATGCGCGCGAGGGAGGCAGCGTCGAGTTCACAACCGGCATCTACGGAGAGCAATGGGATGGTCAGACTGCCACCTTCGCGGGCAATGTCGGGTTGCCCCTGGGCCAGACGGGATTCGCCAACCTGAGTCTGGAATATGGCGGTTCGGGCGCGACCGACCGCAGCATCCGGCGCAACGACGTTGAAACGCTGGTCGGCACCGGCGTCTTCAACGACATCAACGAGCCGGCACAGATCTGGGGTTCGCCGGACATCGACAACGACCTCAAGGCCTTCGGCAACTTCGGCCACCTGTTTGCCAACGGCACGCAGTTCTACGCCCACACCAACTATGCGAGCAAGCGCGTGGTGGGGGGATTTTTCTTCCGCAACCCGAACACGCGCGGCGGCGTCTTCAGTGCGGATGGCGGCGAAACGTTGCTGATCGGCGATGCCCTCGCGGCACGGGGCATGGGGTCGGCCAATTGCCCGGCGGTGGCGGTCACGGGCAACGTACCGGACCCGGCGGCTCTTGACGCGATCCGGGCGAACGACAACTGTTTCTCGTTTCAGGAGCGGTTTCCCGGCGGCTTCACGCCCAACTTCGGGGGCGACGCCCGCGACATGTCGGTCGTCGGCGGCATCCGGGGCTTCGGCGCCAACGGCCTGACCTGGGATGCGAGCGCCAGCTTCGGGGCGCACCAGGCGGACCTGTTCATCCGCAATACCGTGAACGCCTCGCTCGGCCCCCAGACGCCGACCGAGTTCGACCTGGGCAGCAACCGCCAGCAGGACCTCGCGTTCAACTTCGACGTCTCGTATCCGGTAAGCGACCAGGTCAATTTCGCGTTCGGCGCGGAGTGGCGCGACGAGCAGTACCGGACGAGCCAGGGCCAGCCGGAATCGTGGCAGGTCGGCCCGTACGCCGCACAGGGTTTCAGCGCCGGATCGAATGGCTTCAGCGGCTACAGTCCGCTCGCGGCCGGCGAGTGGTCGCGCAACAACGTTGCCGTGTACGGCGACCTCGAAGCGACGGGCACGGACGACCGCTGGACACTCGGCGGCGCGCTCCGGCTGGAGCGGTTCGAGGACTTCGGCGCGACCGCGAACGGCAAGGTGTCGGCCCGCGTGGCGATGGGCGACTACGCTTCGCTGCGCGGCAGCGTCAGCACCGGCTTCCGCGCGCCGACGCCGGGGCAGCAGAACGGTTTCAACGTCTCGACGACGTTTGACCCGGTGTTGATGGACCTCACCGAGCGGGGCACCGTCCCGTCGATCCATCCCGTCGCCGCGCTGCGCGGCGGCGCACCGCTCGATCCGGAAAGGTCCCGGAACTACACGGTCGGCATCGTTGCCGACAACGGTCCGTTCACCCTGACCGTCGACTACTTCCGGATCGACCTGGACGACCGGCTCGCCGTCACGCGCGATTTCTCACTGACCGCCGACGAGATAGACGGTCTGCTCGCAGCCGGCGTCGAGAACGCCCGCGGGCTCGCCAGCTTCCGTTTCTTCACGAACGAGATCTCCACCACCACCCAAGGCGTCGATATCGTGTCGACCTACATGCCGCCGGGGCTGAATGGCAATACCGTTTTCAGTGCGGTCTTCAACCACACGAACACCGAAGTGACGAAGTTTGACGACGGCCTCCTGAACGTCAGCCGCCGCATCCGCGAGCTTCAGGAGGCGCTTCCGAAGAACCGGTGGAACTTCGCGATCAACCACTCCGCCGGACGCGTGAACGTCCTCGGGCGTGTCAACTACTACGGGGCGTGGTTCGACTGGGACAGCGCACAGACGCTGTTCAGCGGCAAGCCGGTGGTGGACGTCGAGGTGAGCATCCCCCTGGCCGGCGGGACGGCATTGGCGATCGGCAGCCAGAACGTCTTCAACACGTTCCCGGACGAGAGCCCGAACGCGAGAAGCGTCGGCGAGCGCTACAGTGAATACACGCCATGGGGCTTCAACGGCGCCTACTACTACGCCCGGATCCGCCACTCGTGGGGAGGCTAG
- a CDS encoding DUF1501 domain-containing protein, producing MADHHHHCRKRTFWSRRDFLFQSGGGIAGLALADMLSREGLLAAGQSDTCEAPIPGNPFAPKDPHFTPRATAVISLFMSGGVSQVDTFDPKPALKQYAGQPMAESVVVRQGHPGPLMPSPFEFHRHGESGIEVSELFPHIGSKVDEMAFIRSLYGRSNDHIQATYEMQSGQIRMGFPSVGSWVTYGLGSEAASLPAYVVMNDHRGGPLGGPNDWSAGFMPASYQGTLFRAVGDPIVDLAPPEGMTEAQQRARLDTLAKLNEIDLAENPGNSELAARISSYELAYRMQGCAPEAVDTTVESEATKKLYGLDDPITEPFGRQCLMARRLVERGVRYVQLFHGGIGQQNTDTWDAHSNLVENHTLHAKETDKPIAGLMTDLKARGMLDSTLLVWHAEFGRMPISQRGVGRDHNPGTMTGWMAGAGIQGGQVIGASDEFGYKAAEQRVSPHDLHATILHLLGIDHEKLTYRYNGRDMRLTDVHGVPIPQIIA from the coding sequence ATGGCTGACCACCATCATCACTGCCGGAAGCGGACGTTCTGGTCGCGGCGCGACTTTCTGTTCCAGTCGGGGGGCGGCATCGCCGGACTCGCCCTGGCCGACATGCTCAGCCGTGAGGGACTGCTCGCGGCCGGGCAGTCCGACACTTGCGAGGCGCCGATCCCGGGCAACCCGTTCGCGCCGAAGGACCCGCATTTCACGCCCCGCGCCACCGCGGTCATCTCGCTCTTCATGAGCGGTGGCGTCAGCCAGGTCGACACGTTCGACCCGAAGCCGGCGCTGAAGCAGTACGCGGGGCAGCCGATGGCCGAATCGGTCGTCGTCCGGCAGGGGCATCCCGGTCCGCTGATGCCGAGCCCGTTCGAGTTCCACCGGCACGGCGAGAGCGGCATCGAGGTCTCCGAGCTCTTCCCGCACATCGGCTCGAAGGTGGACGAGATGGCTTTCATCCGGTCGCTCTACGGCCGGTCGAACGATCACATCCAGGCCACGTACGAGATGCAGAGCGGCCAGATCCGCATGGGCTTCCCCAGCGTCGGGTCGTGGGTCACTTACGGCCTCGGCTCCGAGGCGGCCAGCCTGCCGGCGTACGTCGTGATGAACGACCACCGGGGTGGACCCCTCGGCGGGCCGAACGACTGGAGCGCTGGATTCATGCCGGCCAGCTACCAGGGAACGCTGTTCCGCGCGGTGGGCGATCCGATCGTCGATCTGGCGCCGCCCGAGGGGATGACGGAAGCACAGCAGCGCGCCCGCCTCGACACGCTGGCGAAGCTGAACGAGATCGACCTGGCAGAGAATCCGGGCAACTCGGAATTGGCGGCGCGTATTTCGTCGTATGAGCTCGCTTACCGGATGCAGGGTTGCGCGCCCGAGGCGGTCGACACCACCGTGGAGTCCGAGGCGACGAAGAAGCTCTACGGGCTCGACGATCCGATTACGGAACCGTTCGGACGGCAGTGCCTGATGGCGCGGCGGCTGGTTGAACGGGGCGTTCGTTACGTGCAGCTCTTCCACGGCGGCATCGGGCAGCAGAACACTGACACATGGGATGCGCACAGCAACCTGGTGGAGAACCACACGCTGCACGCCAAGGAGACGGACAAGCCGATCGCCGGGCTGATGACCGACCTGAAGGCGCGTGGCATGCTCGACTCCACGCTCCTCGTCTGGCACGCCGAGTTCGGCCGGATGCCGATTTCGCAGCGTGGCGTCGGCCGCGACCACAACCCGGGGACGATGACCGGCTGGATGGCGGGGGCCGGAATTCAGGGCGGCCAGGTCATCGGCGCGAGCGACGAGTTCGGCTACAAGGCAGCCGAGCAGCGCGTCTCGCCGCACGACCTGCACGCCACGATCCTGCACCTGCTGGGCATCGATCACGAGAAGCTCACGTACCGTTACAACGGCCGCGACATGCGCCTGACGGATGTCCACGGAGTGCCGATTCCGCAGATCATCGCGTAG